The Couchioplanes caeruleus nucleotide sequence AAGACATCGGCCGGGGTCCCGCCGGCCGGTGCGTCTCTCATGGTCCGGCTAGTCCCCGATGTCCGACATGGGCCGAACGGCCGAACGTCCCTAGATAGACGGTTGAAGCATGCCCGATTTATACGAGTTTTCTACGCCAGAAAGTGTCTTGTTTGGACCGAAAATCACGCTTCGCGGACCCCTCGTTACGAAGAGTATTCACCTCGATAGGGCCCTCCGGGGCACCGTTCCATGCCCCTTCGTCCTGTTTCCGCAGCTCAACAGCATGATAATCATCGATCAGTTGCAGCGCTCCAGCAACTGCACCGCCCGCCACCGCGCGACGAGCTTCTCGTACGCCTCCGTGGCGTCATCGGCGTCCCCCCGCGACAGCGCGGAGAGGCCGGCCGCCACCAGCCCGGGAGAGTCGTCCTCCTGCAGGTCCTCGTCCTTGAGGATGCCGGTGAGCCCGCCGTAGTCGAGCTCGACGATCGACCGCGGGTGGAACTCCTCCAGCCACCGCGTGCCCTCCTCCACCGCCTCGGTGATCGGGGCGTCGCCGAGCGACTTGCGCAGCACCGAGACGCCGCGATGCGCCCGCCGGCGGGCCTTGGATATCTCCGTGCGGTAGCGCAGCACCCGCCGCCCGCCGGTCAGGCTGATCTCCCGCTCGTCCAGATCGACGAAGACGAACCAGCGCAGCGGCACACCCCACGTGGCGATCTGCTCGTGCACCCGGGGCACCCCACGCTCGAGCACCTTGGCTCCGCTGCGCCAGTCGTCGACCACCGCCTTCGCCTGGCCCGCAAGGACCGGCGGCACAAAGGCGTCGGCGAGCACGCTGGGCACGCCGTCGCGGGCGTTCAGCGCGGCCTCGGCGACGCGGAGCCGCAGGTTCCACGGGCAGACCAGCAGCGTGTCGCCCCACTCCATGACGTACGCCTCGTCGGGCAGGTCGGGCAGGCGGGTCCACCCCGCGCCGAGCGCCTCGAGCACCGCGGTGCGCTGCCGGACCGGACCCTCGACCGGTCCGAGCGCCCGGCCCTCCCGGGCATAGCGGCGCCAGAAAATCTGGCGGTCGCGGTCGAAGGCGGTCAGCGGTTCGTAAACCCGCAGGTACGACGCGAACAGTGACGGCACGGCGCGATCCTTTCACGAAATGGCCGCCGGTTGACTTCCCGGTCGCCTGCCATTCCGGCGGCATGGATCACGACTAGGCTCGCTGATGTCCGGCAAAACCCCGCCGGACCACCTCGGGCGCCCCACGAGGGCGTACCCACACACACTCGGGAGAGAGCAGCCATGGGCGTGTTCGTCAGCAGCGACGGCATCGACGCCGCCGGGCACGAGCAGGTCGTCTTCTGCCAGGACCGGCACACCGGCCTGAAGGCGATCATCAGTATCTACTCGACGGCCCTCGGGCCGGCGCTGGGCGGGACCCGGTTCTACCCGTACGAGAGCGAGGACGCGGCGCTCACCGACGTGCTGAACCTCTCGCGCGGCATGGCGTACAAGAACGCCCTCGCGGGGCTCGACCTGGGCGGGGGCAAGGCGGTGATCTGGGGCGATCCGGCCACCGGCAAGTCCGAGGCGTTGCTGCGGGCGTACGGCCGCTTCGTCGAGTCGCTGCACGGCCGCTACTACACCGCCTGCGACGTCGGCACGTACGTCCCGGACATGGACGTCATCTCCCGGGAGACGCGCTACGTGACCGGGCGCAGCCTCGAGCACGGCGGCGCCGGGGACTCCTCCGTACTGACCGCCTGGGGTGTCTTCCAGGGCATGCGCGCCGCGGCCGAGCACACGTGGGGCAGCCCGACGCTGGCCGGCCGCCGGGTGGGCGTCGCTGGCCTCGGCAAGGTCGGCAAGTACCTGGTGGGTCACCTGATCGAGGACGGCGCCTCGGTCGTCGCCACGGACGTCAGCCCGGCCGCGCTGGAGTGGGCGCGCACGACGTATCCCCAGGTCGATCTGGTCTCCGACACCCCGGCGCTGATCACCAGCGACATCGACGTGTACGCCCCCTGCGCGCTGGGCGGGGCGCTCGACGACGACACGGTGCCGGTGCTGCGCGCCAAGATCGTGACCGGTGCCGCCAACAACCAGCTGGCCCACCCCGGGATCGAGAAGCTGCTGGAGGAGCGGGGCATCCTCTACACGCCGGACTACGTGGTCAACGCGGGCGGCGTGATCCAGGTGGCCGACGAGATCGAGGGCTTCAACTTCGAGCGCGCCAAGCTCCGGGCCACGAAGATCTACGACACCACGGGTCAGATCCTGCGCCTCGCCGACGACGAGGGCGTGCCGCCGGCGGTGGCCGCGGACCGCCTCGCCGAGCGGCGCATGGCCGAAGTCGGACGGCTCCGCAGCATCTACCTGGGTTGAGGCTTTTGTACGCCGTCGCGCGTCGAGTCCACGACAAGCTACGACGCGCGACGGTGGTACACGTAACCCGAGGTGCCGAAGGCGGCATCGTCCATGTACCGTAAGACCCACGAGAGATGCCTGACGTCATCGGGGCCCGCCTTCGGGCTGCCCCGAATTCTGTGCGAGGGGGTCGAGCCATGGGGCGCGGCCGTGCTAAGGCCAAGCAGACAAAGGTGGCCCGGGAGTTGAAGTACCACTCCCCGAACACCGACCTCACCGCCTTGCAGCGCGAACTGGCGGGTGCTGGTAAGTCCGACCGTCACTTCGACGCCGACGACAACGAGTTCGTCGACGACGAAGACGACGATGATCTGGACGACGAGCACGACGCCTGGTCGCCTTCAAGGCGCTGACCCGTATTGCACAGAGCACGCGGCTTCCCGCGTGCTTCCGTGTGTCGCGGTCGTTCCGGCAGTTCATGATGCCCTCGCGGGTTGACCGCGCGGGCGTCGTGTCCTGCTCGTAGTCCCGCTCCCTCCATCGCCGTTGAAGCGAGGGTGACAGCCCGGGCGTCGTCATGCCGTCCGGGCGGTGTGGTGTGCGGTTCGCCGGACGGTGCTGTGCGTACACCACGTACGCTGATCATCTTCGGACACGGCTGGCTGCGCCGTGGCTTCCCTGGACTCGGGGGGGGCGGCGATCCCGGAGGTCTTCATGGACCGTCACGGGCCGGCCGGCGCGGCGATCGATGCCGCGCGGAATCGCCGGGCGGTTCGCCCTGCGGTGTCGGTGGTTGGCGCTCGCGTGGCCACCCTCGGGCTCCGGCTGTGATCGCTGGCCGGGCTTACCTCGCCGCGACCCGCGGCCCCGCTGACTCACTCAGGCGCGACCGGCCGACCCAACCCCGCCTACCTCATGCCGCCACAAACCGGCGATCAGATCCGCTGCAACCGGCGGCCGGGCCCGCTTCAACCGGCCAGGTCCGCTGCAACCGGCGGCCAGGTCCGCTTCAACCGGCGAGGTCCGCTGCAACCGGCGGCCAGGTCTGCTTCAACCGACGGCCGGGCCCGCTGCACCGGCGGCCAAGTCCGACGTGACCGGCGGCCAGGTCCGACGCGGCCCACCGGGTCCGACGTGACCCGCGGCCGGGCACGACGCGACCGAAGGCCAGGCCGGACGCGCCCCAAGGCGAGGCCGGACGCGACCCGCGGCCAGGTCCGACCCGACCGCGGCCGGGCTCGGTCCGGGCTCTGGATCCCGGGGTCAGCGGGGCCGGTTGTTCCAGTTGTAGAACGTCGGGATGTTCTCGAAGTGGTTCCAGGCGCACACCGCGGACCCGTCCCCGGCCGCCGCCTCCGCACGCCGCTCCCGCGCCTCCTCCGCCTCCTCGATCAGGGCGGCCAGGCCCGTACGGGTGTCGCGCACCCGCGCTGTCACAGGATCGGTCTCCACGCGGTCAGACGGCCGTGGGCTCGTGATCTCGGGCATGGTCCAGCACTCCCTCCAGTAGGCGAATCTTGCTGTTGCGGCAGTGGTCCGTCGTCGTCACGTCGAACCGGCCGTGCTCGAAGTAGCGGTTGGCCGCGTGCGCGCCGCCGCAGAAGCCGAAGTACGGGCACTGCGCGCGGCACGCTTCGACGCCGGTCAGGAACTCGCCGATCCAGGGTGTGCCGGCGGCGCCCGCGAGGATCTCCGCCAGCGGGGTGGTCAGCACGTTGCCGCTGCTGAAGTCGCCGTACCGGGGGTCGGAGAAGCCGGCCAGCTCGGGCGAGAGCAGGACCACGCTGCCGTCGTGCGCCACCGTCGGGATGGGGTCGAGGCGCCGGGGCAGGACGTCGTCCGCCGTACCGTCGAGCACCGCCGCCGCGTAGCGCAGCGACCATTCGACCTCGCGCAGGTGGATCCGGGGGTCCCGGCGCCAGGCGCTGACCAGCTCGGCCCAGAACGCGGTCACGTCGCGCTCGGGATGCCGGTTGACCCGGGTGTTCACGCCTTCCATCTCCTCGACGTTGATGCCGAGGACGTCACAGCCCAGCTCGAGGAAGTAGGCGTACAGCTCGGTGGCCAGCCCCGGCTCGGGCTTCGCCACCACGCACAGCGCGGAGAACGGGATGCCGTGCCGTTTCAGCGCTTCGACGCCGCGCATGATCCGGTCGTACGCCGGCTTGTTTCCCCTGGTCACCCGCTCGCCGTTGCGCGTCTCGGGGCCGTCGACGCTCACGCTGACCCGGATCCCGTGCTCGGCGAAGAACTCGCACCACGCGTCGTCGATCAGCGTCGCGTTGGTCTGCACGTGGTGCTCGACGCCTTCGGCGAAGGGCGCGATCAGGTCGGCGAAGTGCTCCCGTCCCGCGGCGAGCGGCTCGCCGCCGTGCCAGACCACCGAGAATCTTCCGGTACGGGCCCAGGGGCCGACAGACGCAGCAACGGCGCGGGCGACGTCGACGGACATCCTCCGGTCGACCCGCCGCAACGGAAGGTAGCAGTAGGAACAGTCGAGGTTGCAGAGCGTGGTGGGTTGCATGACGACGTACGTGGGAACCGTGGCGATGCCGCGCATACCGCTCCAGCCGAGCCCCACAGTCACCTCCCCGTCCACGCCGTCGCCGGCTCAGGCCAGGCTATGTGCCCGCGTCCACCCGAGTCTGCCCCGCAGCCGCATTCATGACGAAAAGATCCGCGCGTGCCGATCCATCGACACACGCGGATCATTTCACACGAAGCGCGAGAAATCCTCAGAAGCGGACCCCTCAACCGTCAGCGGGCGAAACGCCCCGGCCGCACTGCGCGGCCGTGAGCGCCCGACGAGGTCAGCCGCGGGTGTACTGGCCGACCATCTGCACCTGGCCGGTGCCCTCGATGACCTCGCCCACCTGCCACGCCTCGACGCCGCGGCCGGTGAGGTACGCCATCGCGCGGTCCGCGTCGTCCGAGGAGACGATCGCGAACATGCCGACGCCCATGTTGAACGTGGCTTCCATCTCGGTGTCCTCGATGCGGCCCTTCGCCTGGATCAGGTCGAAGATCGGCTGCGGGCGCCAGGACGAGCGGTCCACCACGGCGTCCACGTGCTCGGGGAGGATGCGGACCAGGTTGCCCGGGATGCCACCGCCCGTGACGTGCGAGAACGCGCGTACGTCGGTCTCCTCGATGAGGCCGAGGCAGTCCTTGGCGTAGATCTTGGTCGGGGTGAGCAGCTCCTCGCCGAGGGTGCGCTGCTTACCGAAGTCGTCCACGACCGTGTCGAGCCGCATCCGGCCCGCGCCGAGCAGCACGTGGCGCACGAGCGAGTAGCCGTTGGAGTGCAGGCCCGAGGAGCGCATCGCGATGACCGCGTCGCCGATCTCGACCTTGTGGGCGCCGAGGATCTCGCTCTCCTCGACCACGCCGACACCGGTCGCGGAGACGTCGTACTCGTCGGGGCGCAGCACGCCCGGGTGCTCGGCCGTCTCGCCGCCCAGCAGCGCGCAGCCGGCGTACCGGCAGCCGTCCGCGATGCCGGCGCCGATCTCGGCGACCTTGTCCGGCACGACCTCGCCGCAGGCGATGTAGTCGAGCAGGAACAGCGGCTCGGCGCCGCAGGCGACCAGGTCGTCGACCACCATCGCGACCAGGTCGATGCCGATCGTGTCGTGGATGTCGAGCTGCTGCGCGATGACGAGCTTGGTGCCCACGCCGTCGGTCGACGAGGCGAGGATCGGGCTCTTGTACTTCTGCGTGTTGAGCTTGAACAGGCCCGCGAAGCCGCCCAGGTCGCCCATGACCTCCGGCCGCGTGGTCTTCTTGACCTTGGACTTGAGCAGCTCGACCGCGCGCTCGCCGGCGTGGATCGAGACGCCGGCGTCCGCGTACGTCACCGTGCGCTTGCGGCCGCTGCGGCCGGCCCCGGCCGACCACGGCTGGCGGTCGGCACCCTCGGCGCCGTTCGATCCGGCACTGCTGCGCTCGGACACGTGGGTCACGGTTCTCCCCTTTGATGGTGGTGCTGCTCGGCTGGGCCGCTGTTACGACGTCTGGCGTGGTGCGGTGGTTCCGTTGCGACCCTAAGGGCGGTGCAGGGCGTCGACCCCACCCGGGCTGCCGACCAGCGGTTGCGACCGTTCGCGCTCGCCCTCGGCGTACTGCTCATCCTCGTACTCGTCCTCGAGCCCCGCCACCGCGGCGGTCGCGGCCTCCGCCGAGGCGTCCGGCATCGCAGCGCGCTTGCCGACGCTCTCGAGGAGGTGCTTGCCGATCAGGTGACCGGCCGGGAGCTCGATCGGATACTGCCCATCGAAGCAGGCCATGCAGAGCCGTGTCTTCGGCTGCTCGGTCGCCTGGACCAGGCCGTCCAGCGAAACGTAGCCGAGGCTGTCGGCGCCGATCGAGCGCCGGATGCCGTCGATCTCGAGGCCGTTGGCGATCAGCTCGGCACGGGTCGCGAAGTCGATGCCGTAGAAGCAGGGCCACTTCACCGGGGGCGACGAGATGCGTACGTGCACCTCGAGCGCGCCCGCCTCACGGAGCATGCGGATCTGGGCACGCTGGGTGTTGCCGCGCACGATCGAGTCGTCGATCACCACGATCCGCTTGCCCCGGACGACCTCGCGCAACGGGTTGAGCTTCAGCCGGATGCCGAGCTGACGGATCGTCTGCGAGGGCTGGATGAAGGTGCGGCCCACGTACGCGTTCTTCATGAAGCCCGCGCTGTACGGGATACCGGACTCCTCCGCATACCCGATCGCGGCCGGGATGCCCGACTCCGGGACGCCGATGACCAGGTCCGCCTCGACGGGGTGCTCCTTGGCCAGCTTGCGGCCGACCTCGACGCGGGCGGAGTAGATGTTGCGCCCGGCGATCGTGGTGTCCGGGCGGGCAAGGTACACGTACTCGAAGAGGCAGCCCTTGGGCTCCGGCACCGCGAACCGGCTCGAGCGCAGGCCGTGCTCGTCGATCGCGAGGATCTCGCCGGGCTCCACCTCGCGGACGAAGCTGGCGCCGACGATGTCGAGGGCGGCCGTCTCGCTCGCCACGGCCCAGCCGCGCTCCATCCGGCCGAGCACCAGCGGGCGTACCCCTTGGGCGTCGCGGGCGGCGTACAGCGTGCTCTCGTCCATGAAGACGAAGCTGAACGCGCCGCGCAGGCGCGGGAGCACCTCCATGGCCGCGGCCTCGACCGAGAGGTCCGGGCGGCCGGCGAGCAGCGTCGTCACGAGCGAGGTGTCGTTGGTGGCGGCGTCGGCCTCGAGGCCGCGGTCGGCGACCTCCTTGGCCAGCTCGGCCGTGTTGACCAGGTTGCCGTTGTGCGCCAGGGCGATCGTCGTGCCGGCCGTGGTGGCCCGGATCGTCGGCTGGGCGTTCTCCCAGTTGGAACCGCCGGTGGTGGAGTAACGGGTGTGACCGATGGCGAGGTGACCGCGCAGGCTGGCCAGCGTCGGCTCGTCGAAGACCTGGGACACCAGGCCGAGATCCTTGTAGACCACCACTCCCGAGCCGTCACTGACAGCGATGCCGGCGGCCTCCTGGCCGCGGTGCTGCAGTGCGTAGAGGCCGAAATAGGTGAGTTTCGCAACCTCTTCCTCGGGAGCCCAGACGCCGAAGACGCCGCAGGCATCCTGGGGTCCGCGGTCCTGGGGGTCGAGATCGTCGGTCAACCGGCCGTCGCCTCGGGGCACGCGCTTGCTCCCTCATGCTGGTCTGCTCGGAGTTGGTGGGCTGTTCCGACGGCCCAGTGTACGCGAGATAACGGGCGTTCAGCTCGGGTGCACAGGGAGGTACGGAGTGAGATCAGTGCGTATTCCACTGGCCCGTACGCGCCCCGAATCCACCGCTTCGGCCCAGCTCAACCGGCCCGTTGCGACGAGCAGCCAGGTCATCGGATCGGTCTCGACCACATTGGGCGGTGTGCCGCGGGTGTGCCGCGGACCGGCGACACACTGAATCGCACCGAAAGGTGGAATACGGACCTCCACCGATCGGCCGGGCGCGGTCCGCGCGAGCTCCGCCAGCAGTGCTCGCACAGCGTCACGAAGCACGGAACGCTCCGGTTCGGCACCGCCGTCCAGCGCGTCCAGCGCGTCCCTCACCGACTCGGATTTATTGTGCGCAGGAGACACGTCGGGACAATACGACTCGGCGAAAGAGCACAAGGCGGCGGCCCTGGGTCGCGCGGACGTCGTCCGACAGGGCATAGTGGCCGACGGTGTGTACTCGTCGCGGGATTCAGGGGGCCGACTCGAAGGCAACTTGGGACCGTGCGACCGGAAGGCGGTGGACGTGACAACGCACCTACGAGCCCGGATGGTCCAGGCCGGTGCGTTCCTGGCGCTGGTCGTCGGCATCATCGCCGTGGCGCCCACGGCTGCATCGGCGGCGCCCCCGACGGTCACCATCAACAGCCTGTCGTCAGGCGACATCCCGTCCGGTGGCAAGACCACCCTGACGTACACCATCGCCAACCGGGTCCCGCCGACGCCGGACGCCGCGGAGACGGTCACCGTCGTGATCAACGCACCGGGCATGACCTGCGACCGGTGCAACTTCGACGACACGATCAAGCCCGGACAGAGCAAGCAGTTCACCGCGACGCTGACCGCGGGCAATGTCGACGCTGGACAGAAGCGCGACATCAGCGTCCAGATCAGCGCGACGATCGGTGAGGCGCCCGCCGGCGGCACCGGCAGCGCCAACCGGACGATCACGGTCCGCGGCGCCGACAAGCCCAAGACCGTCCGTGAGGTCAGCGGCCGGGTCCGGGACCAGGACGGCAACCCGGTGGCCGGCGCGGCGGTCGGCCTGCAGGACAGCGCCGGCCGCGCGCACAACACCACCTCGGGCAACGACGGCCGCTACTCGATCCCCGGCTCGGAGGGCGACCCGATCGCGGTGGGCCGGATCGTCGTGGGCGCCACCAAGCAGGGCTACAACACGACCACGGCCACCGTTCAGGGCAGCGCCGACAAGTCGATCAACGTCCCGCTGACCATCAAGCTGCTGGCCGCACCGACCTCGGCGACCCCGTCGGTCTCCGCCACACCCAGCGCGACCCCGACCGAGGACGTCACCGACGAGGCGACGGAAGCCGCCACGGAGGAAGACACCGCGGCCGCGGCCCTCGACCAGAAGAAGACGTCCGGCGAGGACGACGGCAACGGCTCGCTGCTGTTCATCATCCTCGGCGGCCTGCTGGTCGCTGCGGGCATCGGCGCGATCGTGCTGGTCCTCATGCGCCGCAAGAACGGCGACCCGGACGATCCGGACGGCGGCGGCCCCGGCGGCGGCGTACCGCCCGGCAGGGGCTTCGGCGCGGCGGACGAGACCCGGGTGGCGGCACCCATGGGCGGCCGGGCGAGCGACGCGACGATGATCGCGCCCCGCTCCGGCGCACCGTCCATCGCGGACGCCCCGACGATGATCCACCGCACTCCGGTGGTCGACCCGGTCGACGAGTTCCCGGACCCGTACGGAGCGCCACTTCCCCAGAACGGCGCGTACAACGCACCGGGTGGCTACGGCGCGACGGCCGCCGCGGGCGCGGCCGGCGCGGCAGGCGCCTACGGAGCGGCGACGCAGTACGGCGGCGCGCCGGTGCCGGCCCAGAGCGCCGGCTACGGCGACGACGACGGATACGGCGGCGGATACGACGACCCCAACGGGTACGGCGCCCAGGGCGGCGGCTACACCCCGAACGGCGGCCCGCAGCGCTACGACGAGCCCACCGGCATGTACCGCCCCGACCCGAACGGCTTCGAGGAGCCGGCCGGCTACGGCGAGCCCGGCTACGACAACGGCTACGGCCAGGGCGGCGGCCGGCCCGGCGCCGACGACTACGCCGACCCCGGCCGGGGTGGCGCGTACCAGGCCGGTGGCTACCAGGGCGGCGGCTACGGGCAGGACGGCGAGGACCAGGGCGGCTACGGCTCCTGGGACGACGCGGGCGGCATGGACAGCGGCAACGCGTACGGCCCTCCGGCCGGCGGCGGCGCGTACGGCGGCGGCGCCGGGGGTGGTGGCACCTATGGGGGTGGCGGCACCTACGGCGGCGGTGCTCCGGGCGGCGGTGCTCCGGGCGGCGGCACCTACGGCGGTGGCGCTGCGGGCGGCGCATACGGTGGCGGCGCGTACGGGGCCGACCAGGACGGCGCCTACGGCGAGGACTACGACCAGCGTGGCGGCGGCGCGTACGGCGGCGGCGGCGCGGCCTACGGCGGCGGGGCTCAGCCCGGCGGCGGCACGTACGGCGGAACCTACGGCGGCGGGGCTGCCGGAGGTGGCGCCGGCGGCGGCACGTACGGGGGCGAGCAGGGGCGGCGCGGGGCGCCACGACAGCAGCCGGACGGCCCGCAGCAGCCTGGCCCGCGGCGGCCCATCGACTGGATGGACGACTGACAGCCGGGCTGCCCGGTAGATCTATCTGAACCGGCCCTCGCCGATCATGGCGGGGGCCGGTTTTTGATGACTGCCGCGGGGTGGGGCTGCGACTTGCCGTCGTTGCTGCGGTCGGCCTTCGGGCTGCTACGGCTTCTCGACGCTGCCGTAGGCCGACCTTCCGGGCTGCTGCAGCTCTCGGCGCCGCTGTGAACCGGCCTTCGGGCTGTTACGGGCCCATCGACGCTGCCGTAAGGCCGACCTTCGGGCTGCTACGGGCTCTCGGCCTGCCGTGGGCCGGCTTTCAGGACGCTTCGGCTCCTCGTGGCAGTCCGGGTCTGGGCTACTCAGTGGCTGTCACCGTTCCGCGCTCCGCGCGACACACGGCGTGCGAATGCGGAACGCCGCGGCGAGCTGCTGCTCGTCGCGGCGTTCACTGCTTTGCTGCGTGGATCGGGTCAGGCCTTGGGCTCCGGCTTGTCGCTGCCCGTCCCAGCGTCCTCGGCGTCGGAGGAGGCCGACGTCGCGTCGGACTCCTTCGTCGCGGGGGACGGGGATTCCGCCGGCTTGGCGTCGATCGGTCCGCCCGGCAGCGACGCCGCCGGCTCGTCCTTGGCCGGCGCCTCAGCCTTGCCCGCCGGAGCATCGTGCGCCGTGGCACCGGATTCCGACGGCTCCGTCGGCAGCTCGGCAACCTCGGCCGCCGGCCCCTCAGCCGCCAGCCCCTCGGCCGCCAGCCCTTCAGCCCCGCCCGAAGTCGAAGCAGCGCCCGAAACCGAAGCAGGGCCCGAAGTCGCATCGTCCCGCGGCGCAGCCGGGTCGCTGATCTCCAGCGTCACCGACCGCCCCGCACCCTCCGCGGCGTCCACATCCGAAGGCGAAGCCGAGGACGGAGAAGGATCAACCTCGGGAGCGCGCGAAGCCGGGACAGGCGGCGGCACAGGCGTGTTGCCGCCCACCGACGTCGACACCGCCGGCTCCGCGACCGGCGAGACTGCCGCCGGGCGGGGGCCGATCTCCGCCGAGCCGCCGAACAGGGTGCGCATCGTCGAGGTGAAGGCCTCGCGCAGCTCGTCGAGCGGGATGGCGAACTGGCCCTGGACGTCGAGGACCGGGTCCTGCGACGTCACGCCGATCTGGGTGCACGAAACGCCGTGTTCCGCGGCCAGCGCGGCGAACGCCTTGTCGTGGCCCCGGGGCACCGCGACCAGGACGCGTCCCGCCGACTCGCTGAAGAGCCAGACGAACGGGGTGGTCGCCTCGTCCTGCTCCGGGAGCGTGACGCGGGCGCCGACGTTACGGCGCAGGCAGGACTCGACCAGAACCTGGGAGAGACCGCCGTCGGACAGGTCATGGGCGGCCACGACGTGCTCGCGCTCCGACGCCTGGGCGAGGAGCCGGCCGAGCCGCTGCTCGTGGGCCAGGTCCACGGCCGGCGGGCGGCCGCCGAGGTGGCCGTGGGTGACCCAGGCCCACTCGGAGCCGGAGAGCTCGCAGCGGGTGTCGCCCAGCAGGAACAGCAGGTCGCCGTCCGAGCTCGGGGGCGGCGGGAAGCCCATCGGTACGCGGCGAGCGACGTCCTGCAGCACGCCGAGCACGCCGATAACCGGGGTCGGGTGGATCGCCGCGGCGCCCGTCTGGTTGTAGAAGCTCACGTTGCCGCCGGTGACCGGGATGCCGAGCTGCTGGCAGCCGTCGGCGAGACCGCGTACGGCCTCGGCGAACTGCCACATCACGGACGGGTCCTCCGGCGAACCGAAGTTGAGGCAGTCGGTGACGGCCACCGGTTCGGCGCCGGTCACCGCGACGTTGCGGTACGCCTCCGCGAGGCCGAGCTTGGCGCCCTCGTACGGGTCGAGCCGCGCGTACCGGCCGTTGCCGTCGACGGAGAGGGCGACGCCGAGGCCGGTCCGCTCGTCGATGCGCAGCACGCCGGCGTCCTCCGGCTGGGCCAGGACGGTGTTGCCGAGCACGTACCGGTCGTACTGCTCGGTGACCCACGTCTTGTCGCAGAGGTTCGGCGACGCGATCATCCGCAGCACGGTCTCGCGGAGTTCGTCCGCGGTGACCGGGCGCGGCAGCGTCTCGGCGCGGTCGGCCTGCAGCAGGATCAGGTCGCCGGGCTCGCGGATCGGCCGGGCGTAGACCGGGCCGTCGTCGGCGAGCGAGCCGGGCGGCACGTCGACGACCACGTGGTCGTTCCAGGTGATGATGAGGCGGCCGGGCACGCCCGGGTTCTCGCTGGGGGTGACCTCGCCGATGGCGGTGGCCCACACGCCCCACTTCTCGGCGACCGCGAGCACCTGGTCGAGCTTCTCCGGGGCCACGATCAGCAGCATGCGCTCCTGCGACTCGCTGGCCAGGATCTCGGTCGGCGACATCGAGGCCTCGCGCAGCGGCACCCGCTCCAGCCAGACCCGCATGCCGGTGCCGGCCGCGGCGGCGGTCTCGGTGAGCGCGCAGGTCAGGCCCGCGCCGCCGAGGTCCTGGATGCCGACGACCAGGCCGGCGTCGTACAGCTCGAGGCAGCTCTCGATGAGCAGCTTCTCCATGAACGGGTCGCCGACCTGCACCGACGGGCGGCGCTGCTCGGCACCCTCGTCGAAGGTCGCCGAGGCGAGCACGGAGACGCCGCCGATGCCGTCGCGGCCCGTACGGGCGCCGAGCAGCACGACGACGTTGCCTACGCCGGCGGCCTTCGCGGTCTGCAGGCGCTCGACCGGCAGCACGCCGATGGAGAGCGCGTTGACCAGCGGGTTGCCCTGGTAGCACGGGTCGAAGACGATCTCGCCGCCGATGTTGGGCAGGCCGAGGCAGTTGCCGTACCCGCCGATGCCGGCGACGACGCCGGGCAGCACGCGGGCGGTGTCGGGGTGGTCCGCGGCGCCGAAGCGCAGCGGGTCCATGACCGCGACGGGCCGGGCGCCCATGGCGAGGATGTCGCGCACGATGCCGCCGACGCCGGTCGCCGCGCCCTGGTACGGCTCGACGTAGCTGGGGTGGTTGTGCGACTCGACCTTGAAGGTGACCGCGAGCTCGTCCGAGATCTGCACCACGCCGGCGTTCTCACCGATGCCGGCGAGCATGCGCGTGTTCTTCGGGGCCTTCTCGCCGAACTGGCGCAGGTGCACCTTGCTCGACTTGTACGAGCAGTGCTCGCTCCACATGATCGAGTACATCGCGAGCTCGGAGGCGGTGGGGCGGCGTCCGAGGATCTGGCGGATCCGCTCGTACTCGTCGTCCTTGAGCCCGAGCTCGGTGTGCGGCTGCAGCT carries:
- a CDS encoding Glu/Leu/Phe/Val family dehydrogenase; protein product: MGVFVSSDGIDAAGHEQVVFCQDRHTGLKAIISIYSTALGPALGGTRFYPYESEDAALTDVLNLSRGMAYKNALAGLDLGGGKAVIWGDPATGKSEALLRAYGRFVESLHGRYYTACDVGTYVPDMDVISRETRYVTGRSLEHGGAGDSSVLTAWGVFQGMRAAAEHTWGSPTLAGRRVGVAGLGKVGKYLVGHLIEDGASVVATDVSPAALEWARTTYPQVDLVSDTPALITSDIDVYAPCALGGALDDDTVPVLRAKIVTGAANNQLAHPGIEKLLEERGILYTPDYVVNAGGVIQVADEIEGFNFERAKLRATKIYDTTGQILRLADDEGVPPAVAADRLAERRMAEVGRLRSIYLG
- a CDS encoding DUF3073 domain-containing protein; the protein is MGRGRAKAKQTKVARELKYHSPNTDLTALQRELAGAGKSDRHFDADDNEFVDDEDDDDLDDEHDAWSPSRR
- the amcA gene encoding multiple cyclophane-containing RiPP AmcA, which produces MPEITSPRPSDRVETDPVTARVRDTRTGLAALIEEAEEARERRAEAAAGDGSAVCAWNHFENIPTFYNWNNRPR
- the amcB gene encoding cyclophane-forming radical SAM peptide maturase AmcB; its protein translation is MRGIATVPTYVVMQPTTLCNLDCSYCYLPLRRVDRRMSVDVARAVAASVGPWARTGRFSVVWHGGEPLAAGREHFADLIAPFAEGVEHHVQTNATLIDDAWCEFFAEHGIRVSVSVDGPETRNGERVTRGNKPAYDRIMRGVEALKRHGIPFSALCVVAKPEPGLATELYAYFLELGCDVLGINVEEMEGVNTRVNRHPERDVTAFWAELVSAWRRDPRIHLREVEWSLRYAAAVLDGTADDVLPRRLDPIPTVAHDGSVVLLSPELAGFSDPRYGDFSSGNVLTTPLAEILAGAAGTPWIGEFLTGVEACRAQCPYFGFCGGAHAANRYFEHGRFDVTTTDHCRNSKIRLLEGVLDHARDHEPTAV
- the purM gene encoding phosphoribosylformylglycinamidine cyclo-ligase, which produces MTHVSERSSAGSNGAEGADRQPWSAGAGRSGRKRTVTYADAGVSIHAGERAVELLKSKVKKTTRPEVMGDLGGFAGLFKLNTQKYKSPILASSTDGVGTKLVIAQQLDIHDTIGIDLVAMVVDDLVACGAEPLFLLDYIACGEVVPDKVAEIGAGIADGCRYAGCALLGGETAEHPGVLRPDEYDVSATGVGVVEESEILGAHKVEIGDAVIAMRSSGLHSNGYSLVRHVLLGAGRMRLDTVVDDFGKQRTLGEELLTPTKIYAKDCLGLIEETDVRAFSHVTGGGIPGNLVRILPEHVDAVVDRSSWRPQPIFDLIQAKGRIEDTEMEATFNMGVGMFAIVSSDDADRAMAYLTGRGVEAWQVGEVIEGTGQVQMVGQYTRG
- the purF gene encoding amidophosphoribosyltransferase; amino-acid sequence: MPRGDGRLTDDLDPQDRGPQDACGVFGVWAPEEEVAKLTYFGLYALQHRGQEAAGIAVSDGSGVVVYKDLGLVSQVFDEPTLASLRGHLAIGHTRYSTTGGSNWENAQPTIRATTAGTTIALAHNGNLVNTAELAKEVADRGLEADAATNDTSLVTTLLAGRPDLSVEAAAMEVLPRLRGAFSFVFMDESTLYAARDAQGVRPLVLGRMERGWAVASETAALDIVGASFVREVEPGEILAIDEHGLRSSRFAVPEPKGCLFEYVYLARPDTTIAGRNIYSARVEVGRKLAKEHPVEADLVIGVPESGIPAAIGYAEESGIPYSAGFMKNAYVGRTFIQPSQTIRQLGIRLKLNPLREVVRGKRIVVIDDSIVRGNTQRAQIRMLREAGALEVHVRISSPPVKWPCFYGIDFATRAELIANGLEIDGIRRSIGADSLGYVSLDGLVQATEQPKTRLCMACFDGQYPIELPAGHLIGKHLLESVGKRAAMPDASAEAATAAVAGLEDEYEDEQYAEGERERSQPLVGSPGGVDALHRP